AAAACTTAAATTGGCTGAGCAGGGTAAAGATCAGGCTCAGAACCAGTTTGTAGCTCTAGGAGAGCAGCGTAAAGCTGGTCCTTTTGGTACTGTCAAGTCCCTGAGAACAAATCCGACTGTAGTTCCTGATGAATCTGTGAACCCTAGGTTGGCAGAGATTCTGGAAAAGGTAGCTGTTAGGAAGGAGCTTATAGTTGCACTAGCAAATTCCAATGTCAAGGATATGTTGGAGTTGTGGTTCCAGAATATTCAAAGAGTGGGTATACCCAACTATCTAGTAGTAGCTTTGGATGATGAGATAGAAAGATTTTGCAACTCAAGCAAAGTTCCTGTTTATCGAAGAAATCCTGATGAAGGTATTGATAGCATTGGAAGGAGTGGTGGAAATCATGCTGTCTCTGGATTGAAATTCCGCATCTTGAGAGAATTTTTACAGCTTGGGTACAGTGTTCTTCTTTCAGATGTCGATATAATCTACTTGCAGAACCCATTCGATCATCTCTACAGGGATTCTGATGTGGAGTCAATGAGTGACGGTCACAATAACATGACAGCCTATGGTTATGATGATGTCTTTGATGAGCCTTCGATGGGTTGGGCAAGATATGCTCATACAATGCGGATCTGGGTTTATAACTCTGGATTTTTCTACATAAGACCCACGTTTCCCTCTATTGAGCTTTTGGATCGTGTGGCGGACCGGTTGGCACGACAGAAGTCATGGGACCAAGCAGTTTTTAACGAAG
The window above is part of the Musa acuminata AAA Group cultivar baxijiao chromosome BXJ2-6, Cavendish_Baxijiao_AAA, whole genome shotgun sequence genome. Proteins encoded here:
- the LOC135615380 gene encoding arabinosyltransferase RRA2-like; the protein is MAGRRDGLLARSNGSPSRGSRIAMAVAVGVLLGCVCAFLYPDGLFRSFSTLPSHGQDSAADWSLGNSAKCETSERTNVLKSELASLSQKNEDLKKQVMELTTKLKLAEQGKDQAQNQFVALGEQRKAGPFGTVKSLRTNPTVVPDESVNPRLAEILEKVAVRKELIVALANSNVKDMLELWFQNIQRVGIPNYLVVALDDEIERFCNSSKVPVYRRNPDEGIDSIGRSGGNHAVSGLKFRILREFLQLGYSVLLSDVDIIYLQNPFDHLYRDSDVESMSDGHNNMTAYGYDDVFDEPSMGWARYAHTMRIWVYNSGFFYIRPTFPSIELLDRVADRLARQKSWDQAVFNEELFFPSHPGYEGLHASKRTMDMYLFMNSKVLFKTVRKDAHLRRLKPVIVHVNYHPEKFARMKAVVDFFVNGKQDALDPFPDGSRY